The following coding sequences are from one Polyodon spathula isolate WHYD16114869_AA chromosome 7, ASM1765450v1, whole genome shotgun sequence window:
- the urp1 gene encoding urotensin-related peptide 1: protein MQSWALVSIVAVLSATCRSQAYPLYSGSNHVPQGDLYQRMGDSEEGDLTDNEGMRQFKNVYPLLLTQDEDTQGTLRAAWVKGTKDSAQHEKISNMANDIKSAVLKLAAAEKLITHSFVKSDQNTQKPAKRACFWKYCVTK from the exons ATGCAGTCCTGGGCTTTGGTTTCGATTGTAGCCGTGCTGTCTGCAACATGCCGGTCGCAGGCTTACCCGCTGTATTCAGGGAGCAACCACGTGCCACAAGGAG ATTTGTACCAGAGGATGGGAGACAGTGAGGAAGGGGACCTGACAGACAACGAAGGGATGAGGCAGTTTAAGAATGTGTATCCCTTACTACTGACACAGGATGAGGACACACAGGGCACACTGAGGGCTGCTTGGGTGAAAG GTACTAAGGATTCTGCACAGCACGAGAAGATCAGCAATATG GCCAACGATATAAAGTCTGCAGTGCTGAAACTGGCAGCCGCAGAGAAACTGATAACCCACAGTTTTGTGAAATCAGACCAGAACACGCAGAAACCAGCCAAGAGAG cttgCTTTTGGAAATACTGCGTGACAAAGTGA